Part of the Bacteroidota bacterium genome is shown below.
GTAAAGTTCAACCGTGCTGTTGTTAGCAGTGAAGGTTGCATTGTTCACCCAATCCTGTTCCACATGGTAAGTTCCGTTTCCGTGCATCACGGAATTATTATTCAGCGTTACATTTCCCTTGCTGGGAAAAGTAGAATTAAGCGTAACGCGCATGTCCCCGTTATGCTCAAGGTCTCCGTTGGAGGTGGATGAGTTGTTTTCTAATCCACCATTAATCTGAATAACAGATGTGGGACCTGTCCAGATGGTAGCCCCGTTGTTGTAAAAAATCTGCGCGAACAACAGACATGGCGATGTGATGAAAAAGGCGAGTAGAGTAGATATTTTCATTCACTGTAAATTTTAGTTGCCTGTTTTGTTTCATGAAGCAACAAAGATATACTAAAATATCTTTGAACGCATAAAGAATTTTTAGATGTATTTGAACAATGTAAAACCCTTATTTTTACCTGCATTTACCATTAAGACGTAAAAGATAGCAATATGGTTGCACTAAAAGCCAAAAAAATATTCAACAATGACTTCTTTTCTCTGGTATATGATATTTGCAGGGAGATTCCGAGAGGAAAAGTGACATCTTACGGAGCCATTGCTAACTATCTTGGTTCTGCAAAGTCTGCGCGCATGGTGGGCTGGGCGATGAATGCTGCCGGCTCGCAGAAAAAATTTGTTCCGGCACACCGCGTTGTAAACCGCAACGGAGAACTCACCGGGAAAATTCATTTCGGACATCCTAAACTCATGCAGAAACTTTTAGAGAAGGAAGGAATAAAAGTGAAGAACGATACGGTTGTGAACTTTAAAAAACACTTCTGGGATCCGGCAGAGAATTTGAATCTATAAAGAAAAAAAGAAGCCGCCTCAGTTTTTGAAGCGGCTTCTTGCTTCCAGGGTTTATCTTGATATTATTAATCTTCTCTTCTCACTATTCTTATCATCATTAATTGTGAGAATGTAAATTCCTTCGTTGAAAGAAGAAACATCCATGCTGATAGTGTTTGCTCCTTCGGCTGCGGAATATTTTTTATCCATCACCATTCTGCCGAGCATATCCATCACTGATATTTTCATATCAACGCCTGCTTCCACAGAGAATGTGAGGGATACATCGCTTGAAGCAGGGTTGGGATAAACAGCCAGGTTCGTGATAAAATATTCAGGCGCAGAAAAATCTTCCATCATTCGCGAGCCGCTTGATTTTGCTGCGGTGGAAGAGAAAACCATTTTTATATTCGGGCGGTTGTAAGATTGAGTTCCTGTTGTATTTCCGCAAACGCCCGCGCTTCCCGCATCGGCTCTGTAATACAAAGTTCTGTAAGAAGAAGTGGCCGTGTATTGAACATACGAGTTGGAAGTGTAAGAACTGTTGCTCCAGCAAATTTCAACCAGCAGGTTATCCGTTCCGTTATACTGAAACGCGGTGGAGAAATTATAGGTGTTCCATGCGCTCGCAGTGACAACCGGATTTCCGGAATAAACTGTGGTCATGTTGCTTGAACTCAAAAACGAAGAACTTCCGAATGAAGTTGCCGTAGTATGTCTCACTCTGATTGTAAATCCATTCATGATTTGTCCGCTTGAACTTGTTGCATAAAACGCAAGCGACTTAATATATGAATTGGAAGAAGTAAATCCTGCCGCTGCGAGTTCGCTTTGCGTTAAAATGTATTGCACTCTTTCATCCATATAATAGGTGCCGTATGGATTTGCGTAAACTGTTCCTGTTCCTGTTCCAACCTGAACGGTGTTTGAAGTGGAAGTGGAAGAACCCGAAGTGGTGAAGTAAGAAGAAGCGGAAAAACTTCCCGTCACCGAACAAACCGCCTGCACCTGGAATTCATATTGCGTGGAAGCAGAAAGCCCGCTCACGCTTTTTGAAGTGGAAGTGGAAGTTGTATTCGTCCATGTAGAAGATGAAGTGGGTTTATATTTTACATTGTAAGAACTTGCACCGCTCACGCTTCCCCAGTTCAATGTTGCGCTGGAAGATGTGATGGAAGTTGCAGAAAGTGCCGAAGGCAGTCCGCAGGAAGAAGAACTTCCTGTAGTGATGTTGATGGAATAATCTTCCACCTCTCCGTAATTATAACTTCCGCAGGAAGAAGAAATCGGGCTGTCGCTCATCATCACTCTCATGCGAACCGTTCCGGTTATCGCAGCGGAAGGAATCGTGAACGAACCGCTCACCGTGGAAGAACTTCCCGAAGAAGTATAAACATCCTCGCCTGCATCAGAAAAATCCATGTTGTTGTTGTAGTCAATATACACTTTGAAATATTCGGTGTAAGATGAACTAACAAAACCCGGCTTCAGAGAAATTGTGTAAGCAGAACTTTTCGCAAGTGAAGTGGAAGTGCTTGTATAGTTTGCATAGCCACCGCTTGTGGCACCGGTTGTATTGTTAATCGTATTCAGCGTAACATTGTTTATATATTCATACGCAACCGAATTTCCATTTGCGGAACAATACGCAGGAGTTGAACTTCCTCCGCATCCGCCAGAAGAAAGAATGCTTACGCGTGCGCCTGAAGTTCCAAACAACGCGCGCATTCTTGATTTCTGCCCGAGTGAAAACATATTCATGCATCCGTCATCGGTATAATCCATATAGTTCATGAACATATCACCGTTCGAACCGTTCGAACAAGTTGTATGAGGAAATCCAGGGCATCCATAGTTTGAAGTTTGCTGCGTGGGAGTATCGCTCACCAAATCATCTCCGCAATTTGCATCGCCCCAGATGTGGTGAAGGTTGAACCAGTGGCCGACTTCGTGGGTGGCGGTTCTTCCCAAATCATACGGAGCGCCCGCGCTTCCGCCTCTTCCGAAATACTGATAGTTAATCACAACTCCATCGGTTGCACTCGCTCCTCCTGGAAATTGCGCGTAGCCGAGCAAACCACCACCGAGATTACAAACCCAAAGATTCAGATAAGAAGAAGCGGGCCATGCATCATCTCCGCCCGAAGAAGAATATTTTACTTTATCATCATCAATAAAAGAAGTGCTCGAAGTGCTCTTCCTTATTATACCGGTGGTTGCGCCACCGCTGGGAGAAACGGTTGCAAGGCAAAATTCGATTTCAGCATCGGCAGCAACGGAAGAAAACGCAGAGGGAGTATTTGATTTGTCCGCATTCAACCTTCTGTAGTCCTCATTCAAAACGGTAATTTGTGATTGAACTTGTGCATCGGTAATGTTTTGCGAAGAAGTATTATATACTATATGTACCACCACAGGAATTTTGTAAATCGTTCCGTTTGTAATGGGGTCATTGCCTTTCATTATGGAAGAAGAAGAAATCAAATCGCGCGTTTGCTTTTCGATTTCGCTCATGCGCACTTCCAATTCAGGGTCAAGCGCTTTCAGCCGTTCAAGGTTTTCCATCGTGCCGCATTTGCGCACAACTTGTCCGTCAGACAGGCGGGCTTGCGAATGCGCGGAAAGGAAAGAGGCAAATAACGCTGTAACCAAAATTGTTCTCATGGCGAATGAGTGTAATCTGTTTTTCATAGGGAGATGAATTAGAGATTGTTGTTTTTGATTTTTCACGGAATTAAATTTCGCTGAGCGAATGTATACCCTGTGTTATGTTTTGTCAAGCAACTTCTTAATTATTTTTTAACTTTGATAAAATTCAATAGTAAATTCCGTAAAATATAATATTACAGAATAATATTCTGATTTCATAAAATTACTTCTCCTTATCACTTATTCTGAAAACTTTAACTTGACATATATTTTATTTGGTGTATGTTTGCAGCATAAAACCATTTGCCTATGATTAAACTCGATTCAATTGATTTGAAAATTCTTAAGACCTTGCAGGAAGACGGCAGGATTGCCAATATTGATTTGTCGAATAAGATTAACCTCTCCCCCGCTCCAACATTAGAAAGAGTAAAAAAACTGGAGCGGGCTGGTATAATAAAAGGGTACCGCGCAGAACTGGATACCTATCAATTAGGTTTCGGAACGGAAACTTTCATGCTTGTTTCACTTGCCTTCAATCAGCAGAATGCAATTGATAATTTTACACAAGGTATCGGAAAGATCAGCGAGGTGGTGGAGTGTTACCAGGTAACAGGCGCATCGGATTTTATTTTGAGAATCCTTGTCAAAGACATTAATGCCTATGAAGTATTAGTGCGGGAAAAACTTTCGCTAATCAAAGAAATCACAAACATGCAAACAATGGTGATTATGTCCATCATAAAAAAGACGCGGGTTTTTATTGACGATAAAAAATAGAATAAATATTTCTCTCAGCCATTAAGAATTGGCTTTCTCATATATGCAAAATGAAAATGAAAATTTATTCTTTTCATCTGCGTTCACATCTTTTTTAGAAACAAGTTTCCATTTTGTTTCATCCAGCCCGGGGAAATAAACATCTCCTTCGAATGAATTATAGATTCTTGTGTAGTAAATTTTATCGGCAATATCTAATGCTTGATTGAAAATTTCCGCGCCACCGATAATAAATACTTCAGATTCATTTTTCTTTCGTGCTTCATTTAATCCTTCCTCGATTGAATTTACCACAATGCAACCTTCCGCTTTAAAATCTTTCTGACGAGTTACAATAATATTTGTTCTTCCTTCGAGCGGACGGTACTTCAACGGAATGGAGTCATAATTTTTTCTTCCCATGATAACGCAATGCCCCATCGTAACATCGCGGAAATATTTCATGTCAGTCGGTAAATGCCATGGCAATGCATTATTTTTTCCGATGACTCCATTCTCTGCAACAGCAACTATCAAAGAAATAATCATTGGTTAGCTTTCGTATTTTTCGTACCGTTTCGCTTTTCGAAGATTTATGCGTAAGCAATGTTGGAAGTAAAAGTGTCTTCACTCGAGTGCATCATATCAAGTTCCCATCCTTGTGGGAAAGGAGCTTCCAACAGAGCACCGCGAAGCATGTTCGGATACATTTCCGCGTATGTTTGAATCTGGCTCGCGCTGATCCTCCTATATATAAAGGAACGGTGCAAATGTTTGGGGTGGTCAATTCCTGAAGCCGACATCAACTCCACAGCGCTCTTCACCGTTTCGTTATGAAAATTTTTCACGCGAACTTTTTTATCGTTCACATCCAACCCTTTCATCAGGTTCGGGTCTTGTGTCGCAACGCCTGTCGGACAAGTATTGTGGTTGCATTCCAGCGCCTGAATGCATCCGAGCGCAAGCATCATCGCGCGCGCGCAGTTGCACATATCCGCACCGAGCGAAAGATTTTTTACAATATCAAAACCCGATGAAACTTTTCCCGAGGCAATGATTCGAATGTGACGCTTCAACGCAAAACCATTCAGCGCATCGTGCACAAAGGCAAGCGCATCGCGCAGCGGCATTCCCACATAATTGGAAAACTCAAGCGGAGCAGCGCCTGTTCCTCCTTCGCCTCCATCCACCGTAATGAAATCAGGAAAAATATTTGTCTTCACCATCGCTTTGCAAATAGCGATGAACTGAGATTTTCTTCCAACGCAAAGTTTGAAGCCGATGGGTTTTCCTCCTGAAAGTTCGCGAAGTTGTTTTATAAAGTGCATCATCTCGATCGGAGTTTTGAAAGCAGTATGAAATGGCGGAGAAATTACATCCTTGCCCATTTCAACGTGACGGATCTCTGCAATCTCTTTTGTAACTTTTGCTGCCGGAAGAATTCCTCCGTGTCCGGGCTTTGCTCCCTGAGAAAGTTTTATCTCAATCATTTTTACGCTAGGATTCGCAGCGCGCTCGGCAAATTTTTCAGGATTAAATCCTCCATCTCTGTTCCTGCAACCGAAATATCCGGTGCCGATTTGCCAGATGATATCTCCGCCCGGCTGCAAATGATACGGACTCAATCCTCCTTCGCCCGTGTTGTGAGCGAAGTTTCCAAGTTTTGCTCCGCCATTCAAAGCCATGATCGCGTTTTTACTCAGCGAACCAAAACTCATAGCGGAAACATTCAGGATGCTTGCTGAGTACGGCTGCTTGCAATCCGGTCCGCCAACAATTACACGAGGATCCATATCTGCTTTGTGTCCGTCAAGCGGAATGATGGAATGATTCAGCCATTCGTAACCGACTTCATACACATTCAACTGCGTTCCAAACGGAGTGGTGTCATTAACTTTTTTCGCGCGCTGATAAATTACATTTCTGCTCAGGCGATTGAAAGGAGTTCCATCCGTGTCCGATTCAATAAAGTACTGATAAATTTTCGGGCGCATCCACTCCGCCCACCAGCGCATTCTTCCTATGACAGGGTAATTTCTTTTCAGCGTATGGGAAGTTTGCGTGATATCCATTATTCCAACCACAATAAAGGGAACAGTGAAAATTAATGACCACACAAACGGATGCCAGAAATAAGTTGCAACCGCTGATACAATTAATATTCCGATTGCCCAGTTTATAAATGTTTTCATAGAAATATAATTTGTGAAGCGAAGTTAATCGGAAAGTTAAAATGCCAATATACTAATTGATACTAATGATACAAATAACGAATAATACAAATGGCTGTTATTTGTATTATTCGTTTCATTGGTATTCATTCGTATATTGGCATTAGACTGCTACTGCCCCTTTGATGTGCGGATGCGGATTATAATTCTCAATCGTAAAATCCCAGTACTTGAATCCGAAAATATCTTTCACGGCAGGATTTATTTTCATCTGAGGAAGCGGACGAAAATCCCGCGAGAGCTGAAGATTCACTTGCTCCATGTGGTTGGAATAAATATGCGCATCGCCAAAAGTGTGAATGAATTCCCCTAGTTTCAAATCGCAAACCTGAGCGACCATCATAGTAAGCAAAGCGTACGAAGCAATGTTAAAAGGAACGCCCAGAAAAATATCCGCGCTGCGCTGATAGAGCTGGCAACTTAACTTTCCGTCTAAAACATAAAACTGAAAAAACGTATGACAAGGCGGGAGTTTCATTTTATCAATGTCCGCCACATTCCACGCGCTCACGATTAACCTGCGCGAATCCGGATTCTTTTTTATCTGCTCGATAACATTTTTTATCTGGTCAATATGTTTTCCATCAGGCGTTGGCCAGTTTCTCCATTGAGAACCATACACAGGCCCTAGGTTTCCGTTCGCATCCGCCCATTCATCCCAAATGCCTACACCGTTATCTTTCAAATATTTTATGTTCGTGTCGCCTTTCAGAAACCAAAGCAGCTCGTGAATGATAGATTTTGTGTGAACCTTTTTTGTGGTGAGCAGAGGAAATCCTTCGTTCAAATCAAACCTCATCTGGTAACCGAAAATGCTGATGGTGCCCGTGCCAGTGCGGTCAGATTTTTTTGTGCCGTGAGCGAGCACGTAGTGCATTAAGCCATGATACTGTTTCATTGTTAATCTTTCGTAGGCGAAATTAAATAAATTTGCTCAAAATGTTTTTGCTCCTTGTCCTACTTATGAAATTATTTTAACATCGCATCATAAACAAAATATCTAATCTATCTCAAATGAAAATCCTCAAAAAAATCCTCAAGTGGCTCGGCATTGTTTTGCTGTTGCTCATCATCTTTATTATTGTTGCGCCTTTTATTTTCAAGGATAAAATTATTGCCATAGCAAAAGAAGAAGCAAACAAGCAACTCAATGCCAAAGTTGATTTCGGAAATTTCGATTTAACACTTTTCAAAAGTTTTCCTTATTTCTCATTGAGCATAGAGAATGTCAGCGTTGCCAATATTGGAGAGTTTGCCGGAGACACGCTTATGTCAGTAAAAAATCTTTCCGCTACTGTGGATTTAATGAGCGTGATTAAAGGCGAGCAGTATAAAATCCGCGGAGTTCTTCTCGACAATCCCCGCATTCACGCCATCGTTCTCTCCAACGGAAAAGCAAACTGGGATATTACAAAACCATCTGCACCTTCAACGCCTACTGCACCAAGTGAGCCGACTAAATTCAAAATGAGTTTGAAGAAACTTGAAATTAAAAACGCACACATTGTTTACGATGATGCTTCAATGGGAATGTATTCTGCTCTGGAAAATTTTAATTACACCATGAGCGGAGATTTCACGCAGGATAATTTCACCATGGAAAACAACCTGAGCATTGACCAAAGCACTGTGAAATACGCGGGCATTCCTTACCTGAACAAAGTGAAAATATTTATGATAGCGGATGTGAACGCTGACATGCCAAATTTCAAATTTACATTCAATCAGGATAAAATTTCTCTGAACGAACTCACGCTCGGCATAGATGGTTTCTTCGCCATGCCTGGAAAAGATATGAATATGGATCTTAAATTCAAAGCATATCAAACTGAATTCAAAAATATTCTCTCACTCGTTCCCGCTGTGTACACAAAAGATTTTTCTACTGTGAAAACTTCCGGTAAATTTTCTCTCGATGCTTTTGCGAAAGGAATCTATGGAGAAAAGAAAATGCCTGCCTTCGGTGCTCAACTAAAAATTGATGACGCCATGTTCCAGTATCCTTCGCTGCCGAAAGCGGTGAAAGATATTGCGATTGATGTTGCGGTGAATAATTCTGACGGAGTTCCCGATCACACTGTCACTGACATAAAAAAATTTCACATGGAGATGGCGGATAATCCGGTTGATATTGTAATGCATATTGAAACTCCCGTGAGCGACCCGAATATTGCAGGAACAATTATGGGGAAAATAAATCTTGCAACGGTGAAAGATGTTGTGCCGATGGAAGGAAGTGATTTAAATGGAAACGTAACTGCCGATGTGAAACTCAAAGGAAAAATGTCGAGCATTCAAAAACAAAAGTATGACGAGTTCCAGATGGAAGGGCAAATCATTATGATGGATATGCATTACAAGAGCAAAGATTTCCCGCAGGGAATGAATATCAAAAGCATGACGCTGAATTTTTCTCCGCAATTTGTTGAACTGCGCGGCTTCGACAGCAAGATTGGCAAGAGCGACATACAAGCGAACGGAATGGTGGAAAATATTTTGCAGTATGTTTTACAGGATTCGCTTCTGCAGGGAACTTTCTCTATGAAGTCATCGCTGCTCGATTTGAATGAATTCATGCAGCCCTCCTCTGCTCCAACTGCGAGCGCAACACCGGACACTTCTCATCTCAGCGTGATTGAAGTTCCGAAGAACATTGACTTCATTCTGAAATCTTCGTTCGGAAAAATTATCTATGATAAAATTGAAATCACCAATGCGGAAGGAAGCATTCTCGTGAATAAAGGCGAAGTGAAAATGAATAATCTCAAGATGAACTTAATGAAAGGAAGCATGGTGATGAATGGAATTTACGGTACACAAAATCCCAAATTGCCGAAGGTGAATTTCGATTTGAACATTTCCGATTTTGATATTCCCATGACGTTTCACTATTTCAACACGGTGCAGAAACTTGCGCCCGTTGCGAAATACACTACAGGAAAATTTTCCACGCAGTTAAAATATACTTCCAACCTTGACGCGCACATGATGCCCGACATGAAAACCATGAACGGTGACGGCAAACTGCAGACAAAAAATATTGTCGTGGCAGGATTTGAGCCGCTGAACAAATTAGCGGCAGCATTAGGAGGAATGGATAAATTCAAAAAAGCAGAGTTCTCTAATCTTGATATTACGTATCATATTAAAGACGGAAAACTTTCTACCGATGAATTTCCGTTCAAGAGCGGAAGCGTTGCAGGAAATATTTTCGGTTCCACCGCGCTTGACCAGACCATTGATTACACTATGAAAATGGAAATTCCTACTGCGGATATGCCTGCGGGAGCGAAAGCGTTTGTTACAAAAGAACTTTCATCGCTGAGCGCTCTTGGAGCAAATGCAAAACTTCCGGAGAAAGTAAAAATGAATGCGCTCTTCGGAGGGACTGCCACAAACCCCACGGTGAAAACAAGCATGAAAGATATGGGAGGCAATGCGAAAGAACAAGTGAAAGAAGTTGTTCAGCAGAAAGTGGAGCAGGTGAAACAGGACGTGAGCAAGAACATTGAAGCGCAGAAGAAAAAAATTCTTGACGATGCAAACGCGCAGGCGCAGAAAATCCGCGATGATGCAAAAAAATCTGCCGATGACGTGCGCACAAACGGAAATGCTCAGGCAGCCCAACTCGATAACAAAGGCGCGAATTTCATAGAGAAAGCCGCCAACAAAAAACTTGCTGAGAAAACAAGAAAAGAAACCGAAGACAAAGCAAAAAACATCGAAGCCGAAGGAAATAAAAAAGCAGATGACCTTGTGAAGAATGCGCTGGAACAAGCGGATAAGATTAAGTAAGAAGTTAGATTTTAGAAGTCAGAAGTTATGAATGCGAAAAAAAATAACATCCGATGGATTTTACTTCTCACTTTTCACTTCTTACTTCTTACTTCTTTAATAGCTCAGAAAAACAAGCCGCAAGAACCCGACCCTGCCGAAGAGTGTAGCGGAACTGATGATGCAAAAGCGCTTTACCTAAAATCGCGCGACAAGAAAAAGTATGAATACGATGAGCGCATAAAATTTCTGGAAGAAGCAGTTGCGGAAGACCCCAGTTATGCTCCCGCGAATTATGAACTGGGCATGCACTGGCAAAGGCGCGCAGATGAAAACGATGCTGCCTGCGAAAAGTGCGAGCCGTATTTCCGCGCGGTGATTAAAAACTGCCCGCAGTATCATTCCAATCCTTACTTCTTTCTTGGCTATGGGTTTTATCAGAAAGGGAATTATGATTCCGCTATGAAGTATACAAAACTCTTTCTCGATTTCAAAGAAGATAATCTGAAGAAGTACGACAAACTCCGCTACGAACGGTTTCTGGTGGATGCAAAAAACATTATGAAGTTTTCAAAGTTCAACAAAGAAATGTACGGCAACCCGGTTGCGTATGACCCGAAAATTCTGGAAGGCGTGAGCACGGTGAAAGATGAATACCTTCCTTTTATTTCGCCCGATAATCAGATTGCTTTTTTCACGCGCAGAATGAAAGTTCAGCCCATTGGAATTGCCTGGGATGTGAGCACCGAGAAAGAATTCTTCTGCTCCAGCGAGCGGGGCGCTGATGGAAAATTTCCCGAAGGCGAGCCCATGCCCACCCCGCCTTTCAACCTGCACTTCAACGAAGGAGGGGCATCCATCACCATTGACAACAAGCATATTTATTTTACGGTGGTGGAGCAGGACGGCAACTACGATATTTACACTTCTGATTTTGTGAAAGGCGAATGGCAGCAGGCAAAAAGTTTGGGCAATGTGATTAACAGTCCCGATTACTGGGATTCGCAGCCCTCCATTTCTGCCGATGGAAAAACACTTTACTTCGCCAGCACGCGCCCGGGCGGTTATGGCGGAGTTGACCTCTGGAAATCGGTGAAGGACTCTGCCGGCAACTGGACCAAGCCCGTTAATCTGGGTTCAAACATTAACACCGAAGGCGATGAAAAATCTCCCTTCCTGCACTGGGACAGCAAAACACTTTACTTCTCTTCGGGCGATAACGAACAGGCGCAAACTTCGCATCTCACATTAGGCGGCTTCGATATATTTTATTCGAAGATGGACAGCACGGGCAGATGGGCAAAGCCGAAAAACATTGGCTACCCCATTAACACGCAGGCGAACGATGTGGGATTTTTTGTGAGCAGCGATGGCAAATACGGTTTCTTCGCATCGAACGATAACCAGAAAACAAAAGGACGAAGCGTGGGCGGATACGATATATATTATTTTGAACTTCCGCAGCACGTGCGCCCCGAAGAAGTTGCGATTGTGAAAGGAAAAGTGGTGAACCCCGATGGAAAATCAGTGGCGGGCGCGCAGGTGGAAATGAAAGATGCCGTCACAAAAAAAATTACGAAGGCGCTGGTGGATTCGGCAACGGGCGAATATGCCATTGCAGCAAACGTGCAGAAGAATGCCAATGGCGAACGCAATGACATGCTCGTTGAAGTGAAGAAAGACGGATTTGCTTTCAGTTCGCAGTTGCTTTCCATGAATGATTCCGCAACAAAAAAAATTCTTGCTCCTTCCAATCCCGTAGAAGTATCAGCATCCCCCCTTCGGGGGGCGGGGGGGCAGGTGGAACTGAAAACCGATTCGGTGAAAGAAGGAAGCGCCTTCACCCTCAACAATATTTATTTCGGGCCCAACCGTGCCGATTTGAAAGAGGAATCAAAATTTGTTCTCGATGAATTTGCGCAGTACCTGAAAGAAAACCCGAACATTAAAATTGATATTTACGGGCATACCGATAACATAGGCGGTGCGCAGGATAATCAGAACCTTTCGGCAGACCGCGCTTTCACCGTGTTTGAATATTTGCGCAACGTTGCGGACGTTTCCAAAGAGCAAATCAGAGAGCACAGGGGCTATGGAGCAACCCAACCCCTTGCCGATAACAACACCGAAGAAGGCAGAGCCAGAAACCGCAGAACAGAGTTTATGATTGTGGCGAAGTGATAAAGCCCCAAGCCCTGGGTAACTTACCTAC
Proteins encoded:
- a CDS encoding OmpA family protein, which encodes MNAKKNNIRWILLLTFHFLLLTSLIAQKNKPQEPDPAEECSGTDDAKALYLKSRDKKKYEYDERIKFLEEAVAEDPSYAPANYELGMHWQRRADENDAACEKCEPYFRAVIKNCPQYHSNPYFFLGYGFYQKGNYDSAMKYTKLFLDFKEDNLKKYDKLRYERFLVDAKNIMKFSKFNKEMYGNPVAYDPKILEGVSTVKDEYLPFISPDNQIAFFTRRMKVQPIGIAWDVSTEKEFFCSSERGADGKFPEGEPMPTPPFNLHFNEGGASITIDNKHIYFTVVEQDGNYDIYTSDFVKGEWQQAKSLGNVINSPDYWDSQPSISADGKTLYFASTRPGGYGGVDLWKSVKDSAGNWTKPVNLGSNINTEGDEKSPFLHWDSKTLYFSSGDNEQAQTSHLTLGGFDIFYSKMDSTGRWAKPKNIGYPINTQANDVGFFVSSDGKYGFFASNDNQKTKGRSVGGYDIYYFELPQHVRPEEVAIVKGKVVNPDGKSVAGAQVEMKDAVTKKITKALVDSATGEYAIAANVQKNANGERNDMLVEVKKDGFAFSSQLLSMNDSATKKILAPSNPVEVSASPLRGAGGQVELKTDSVKEGSAFTLNNIYFGPNRADLKEESKFVLDEFAQYLKENPNIKIDIYGHTDNIGGAQDNQNLSADRAFTVFEYLRNVADVSKEQIREHRGYGATQPLADNNTEEGRARNRRTEFMIVAK